One Pseudomonas sp. FP1742 genomic window carries:
- a CDS encoding HDOD domain-containing protein: protein MANETNVPTPKPTTLEGWVKLLDGVRLPVPQASHDRVCKAIRDNRSSLRDIAELMQDSPALALSVIREANRHSHGSMTTPAENLEVAINRLGLKRTEELLDRLPAEPQLQIPVALRQLQLISQHATQQANGFFASRLARLWQDIHWGSLLFLSPLWPMALTHPQLLEEWELRVIHKGESARKVEKQLFGVRLLEICLALVDVWRLPIWVQQGYRLLRSEQRELVKVLRIARDSDHPLRQQNRLDDDPTLRRWLNQPANTVLLANGLALAAQQAWDSPHCERWQYLTSLYLQMPMDEVQQQLHQQAVNSARQHAMPDLWHPAEALIWPSGTRRIHAGLLPAPAPTAEDLAKWRKQCAELLVEPSRFTNAMHLTTSARDALVACGMRRVMILMADRTHANLRVHQTAGLPREVAGLNLAVSQSTVLQRLLAQQAQVRLTPANNAQFSALLPASLRSQFSGEHLLLRSLVNNGRVIMIVVADQGGGPFSEITVQAFGKTAQCIEKALHNFSHR from the coding sequence ATGGCTAACGAAACGAACGTCCCAACACCAAAACCGACCACTCTCGAAGGCTGGGTCAAGCTTCTCGACGGCGTGCGTCTACCGGTTCCGCAAGCCAGTCACGACCGCGTCTGCAAAGCCATCCGCGATAATCGCAGTTCGTTGCGCGACATCGCCGAACTGATGCAGGACAGCCCGGCCCTGGCCTTGAGTGTGATTCGCGAAGCCAACCGCCACAGCCACGGCAGCATGACGACACCGGCTGAAAACCTTGAGGTGGCGATCAATCGCCTCGGTTTGAAACGCACCGAAGAACTGCTCGATCGCCTGCCCGCCGAACCCCAGTTGCAGATCCCCGTCGCCCTGCGCCAGCTTCAACTGATCAGCCAGCACGCCACCCAACAGGCCAATGGCTTTTTTGCCAGTCGCCTGGCGCGCCTGTGGCAGGACATCCACTGGGGCAGTCTGTTGTTTCTCTCGCCACTGTGGCCCATGGCGTTGACCCATCCGCAGTTGCTTGAGGAGTGGGAGCTGCGGGTCATCCATAAAGGCGAGTCGGCACGCAAAGTCGAAAAGCAATTATTCGGTGTTCGCCTGCTGGAAATCTGCCTGGCACTGGTGGACGTCTGGCGCCTGCCGATCTGGGTCCAACAGGGTTATCGGCTGCTGCGCAGCGAGCAACGTGAGCTGGTGAAAGTCCTGCGCATCGCTCGCGACAGCGATCATCCATTGCGCCAACAGAATCGCCTCGATGACGACCCGACGTTGCGCCGCTGGCTCAATCAGCCCGCCAATACCGTGCTGTTGGCCAACGGCCTGGCATTGGCGGCACAACAGGCCTGGGACAGTCCCCATTGCGAGCGCTGGCAGTACCTGACCAGCCTTTACCTGCAAATGCCGATGGATGAGGTGCAGCAACAATTGCACCAGCAAGCCGTCAACAGTGCGCGCCAACATGCCATGCCGGATCTCTGGCACCCGGCCGAAGCACTCATCTGGCCGTCGGGCACCAGGCGCATCCACGCCGGTTTGCTCCCCGCCCCGGCCCCCACCGCCGAAGACCTGGCGAAATGGCGCAAGCAATGTGCCGAATTGCTGGTGGAGCCAAGCCGCTTCACCAATGCCATGCACTTGACCACATCGGCCCGAGACGCCTTGGTGGCGTGCGGCATGCGGCGGGTGATGATCCTGATGGCCGACCGCACGCACGCCAATCTGCGCGTGCACCAGACCGCCGGGCTGCCCAGGGAAGTGGCCGGCCTGAACCTGGCGGTCAGCCAGAGCACCGTGCTGCAACGCCTGCTCGCGCAACAGGCCCAGGTACGCCTGACGCCTGCCAACAATGCGCAATTCTCGGCCCTGTTGCCGGCCAGCCTGCGCTCTCAGTTCAGTGGTGAACACCTGCTGCTGCGCTCACTGGTCAACAACGGCCGGGTAATCATGATCGTGGTAGCGGATCAGGGCGGCGGCCCGTTCTCGGAAATCACCGTGCAAGCTTTCGGCAAAACCGCGCAGTGCATCGAAAAGGCCCTGCACAACTTCAGCCACCGCTAG
- the motA gene encoding flagellar motor stator protein MotA gives MAKIIGIIVVFASVLGGYVLSHGKIAALIQPFEVMIIGGAALGAFLQANPGHMTMHVLKKALGMFNSRFNHTFYLEVLGLIYEILNKSRREGMMAIEGDIEDAAASPIFAKYPAVLKDERMTAYICDYLRIMSSGNMAPHELEGLFDMELTSLKEDLDHPSHAVSGVADAMPGFGIVAAVLGIVVTMASLGESDQKSIGLHVGAALVGTFFGILAAYGFFGPLSHALGHDAKEELNVYEAIKASLVASASGMPPSLAVEFGRKVLYPAHRPSFAELEQAVRGR, from the coding sequence ATGGCTAAAATTATCGGCATCATCGTCGTATTCGCGAGCGTGCTCGGCGGATACGTGCTTTCCCACGGCAAGATTGCCGCTCTCATCCAGCCTTTCGAGGTGATGATTATCGGTGGCGCGGCCCTTGGCGCCTTCCTGCAGGCCAACCCCGGCCATATGACGATGCACGTGCTCAAGAAAGCCTTGGGCATGTTCAATTCGCGCTTCAACCACACCTTCTACCTGGAGGTGCTGGGGCTGATCTACGAGATCCTCAACAAGAGCCGTCGCGAAGGCATGATGGCGATCGAAGGCGACATCGAAGATGCCGCCGCGAGCCCGATCTTCGCCAAGTACCCGGCGGTGCTGAAAGATGAACGCATGACCGCGTACATCTGCGATTACCTGCGCATCATGTCCTCCGGCAACATGGCTCCCCATGAGCTTGAAGGCTTGTTCGACATGGAGCTGACCAGCCTCAAGGAAGACCTGGACCACCCTTCCCACGCCGTCAGCGGCGTCGCCGATGCCATGCCTGGTTTCGGTATCGTCGCGGCAGTATTGGGTATTGTTGTGACCATGGCCTCCCTGGGTGAAAGCGACCAGAAGTCCATTGGTCTGCACGTGGGTGCGGCGCTGGTAGGTACCTTCTTCGGTATTCTCGCCGCCTACGGTTTCTTTGGTCCGTTGTCCCATGCCCTGGGCCACGACGCCAAGGAAGAACTGAACGTCTACGAAGCCATCAAGGCCTCGCTGGTGGCTTCGGCTTCCGGCATGCCGCCATCGCTGGCGGTGGAATTCGGCCGCAAGGTTCTGTACCCGGCGCACCGCCCTAGCTTCGCTGAGCTGGAACAAGCGGTCCGCGGTCGCTAA
- the motB gene encoding flagellar motor protein MotB codes for MENNQPIIIKRVKKYAGGHHGGSWKIAFADFATAMMAFFLVLWLLSTATPEQKIAIAGYFKDPVGFTESGTPYIIDLGGSPTLAPETTLNPEVKSQPQPDKVTVDTEQVESMAEQVEKERLELLLQELQNKVDENPQLQKFKDQILFEITQDGLRIQIMDAENRPMFDSGSARLKPYFEDILLAMADTIKAVPNKISISGHTDAKPYSGTGDFGNWELSSNRANAARRALVAGSYPDSQVARVVGYASSALFDRENPFNPVNRRIDIVVLTKKAQRAIEGEQGAEPAPAPTQGQGGPGEVPAPPADPNALPADKEPLPAHELRERLNLFDNPAPKPGEPPKPAVPPKQ; via the coding sequence ATGGAAAATAACCAGCCGATAATCATCAAGCGCGTAAAGAAATACGCGGGCGGGCATCACGGGGGCTCCTGGAAAATCGCCTTCGCGGACTTCGCGACGGCGATGATGGCGTTCTTCCTGGTGCTGTGGCTGTTGTCCACGGCAACACCGGAACAGAAGATCGCCATCGCCGGTTACTTCAAGGACCCGGTCGGTTTTACCGAAAGCGGTACGCCGTACATCATCGATCTGGGCGGCTCGCCGACCCTGGCGCCGGAGACCACCCTCAACCCCGAGGTGAAATCCCAGCCGCAGCCGGACAAGGTGACGGTCGACACCGAACAGGTCGAAAGCATGGCCGAACAGGTCGAGAAGGAACGCCTGGAGTTGTTGCTGCAAGAGCTGCAGAACAAGGTCGATGAAAACCCGCAGTTGCAGAAATTCAAGGACCAGATCCTCTTCGAAATTACCCAGGACGGTTTGCGCATCCAGATCATGGACGCTGAAAACCGCCCGATGTTCGACTCCGGCAGTGCGCGCCTGAAGCCGTATTTCGAAGACATCCTGCTGGCCATGGCCGACACCATCAAAGCGGTGCCGAACAAGATCAGCATCAGTGGCCACACCGATGCCAAGCCGTACTCGGGCACCGGCGATTTCGGCAACTGGGAACTCTCGTCCAACCGCGCCAACGCGGCTCGTCGTGCGTTGGTCGCCGGCAGCTATCCAGACTCGCAAGTGGCGCGCGTCGTGGGTTATGCCTCATCGGCACTGTTCGACCGGGAGAACCCGTTCAACCCGGTCAACCGCCGGATCGACATTGTGGTGCTGACCAAGAAAGCCCAGCGCGCCATCGAAGGTGAGCAAGGTGCCGAACCGGCGCCAGCGCCGACGCAAGGGCAGGGTGGTCCGGGCGAAGTGCCTGCGCCGCCAGCCGATCCGAACGCATTGCCGGCGGACAAAGAACCGCTGCCGGCACACGAACTTCGTGAGCGTTTGAATCTGTTTGATAATCCGGCGCCGAAGCCGGGCGAGCCGCCCAAACCTGCTGTACCGCCCAAGCAATAA
- a CDS encoding sterol desaturase family protein: MERLKFYFQQHGNAPFKFGEGRVSGYISATLGLLSLLAVFCFLFPEWLTTAELRKVYDEQFARTTLLLGLVLSFSLGTLNILLNKRKRLGITGLVASGLAVFLGGTNVQISSIGQTPYSLGLDWFVLALLVSAIVFIPLEKLYSKDPEQNILRPHWRTDLTYFFVSHMLVQFILIFITASSSYVAGWAVSTDLQANVQSLPIVVQFLLAVLVADLGQYWLHRLYHVVPWLWRMHAVHHSSTHMDWLAGSRVHFIEILLTRTGVLVPLMLLGFAPQALNAYVILVGVQAVLAHANVRINGGWLNYVMVLPRYHHWHHARHKDYIYKNYAIHTPLVDMLFGTFKLPPKEWPTRYGVFGKDLPGGILRQHLYPFQKPELKSVEPKPPAAVS, encoded by the coding sequence ATGGAAAGACTCAAGTTCTATTTTCAGCAGCATGGCAATGCGCCCTTCAAGTTTGGTGAAGGGCGGGTCAGTGGCTACATCTCGGCCACACTCGGGCTATTGAGCCTGCTGGCGGTATTCTGCTTTCTCTTTCCTGAATGGCTGACCACCGCCGAACTGCGCAAGGTGTACGACGAACAGTTTGCGCGCACCACGCTATTGCTCGGGCTGGTACTGTCCTTCAGCCTGGGCACCCTGAATATCCTGCTTAACAAGCGCAAGCGCCTGGGGATCACCGGACTTGTCGCCTCGGGTCTGGCGGTGTTTCTCGGCGGCACCAATGTGCAGATCAGTTCGATTGGGCAAACACCGTATTCGCTGGGGCTGGACTGGTTCGTCCTGGCCCTGCTGGTGTCGGCCATCGTCTTTATCCCCCTGGAAAAACTCTATTCCAAGGACCCCGAGCAAAATATTCTGCGTCCGCATTGGCGCACTGACCTGACCTACTTTTTTGTCAGTCATATGCTGGTGCAGTTCATCCTGATTTTTATCACAGCCTCTTCGAGCTATGTGGCCGGTTGGGCGGTGTCGACAGACTTGCAGGCCAACGTACAAAGCCTGCCGATCGTTGTGCAGTTTTTGCTGGCGGTGCTGGTGGCCGACCTCGGTCAGTACTGGCTGCATCGGCTGTATCACGTCGTGCCGTGGTTATGGCGTATGCATGCCGTGCATCACTCAAGCACGCACATGGACTGGCTCGCCGGTTCGCGTGTCCACTTCATCGAGATTTTGCTGACTCGCACCGGCGTGCTGGTGCCTTTGATGCTGCTGGGCTTCGCGCCACAGGCGTTGAACGCCTACGTGATTCTGGTCGGCGTACAGGCCGTGCTGGCCCACGCCAATGTGCGGATCAACGGCGGCTGGCTGAATTATGTGATGGTCCTGCCGCGTTATCACCATTGGCATCATGCCCGGCACAAGGATTACATCTACAAGAACTATGCGATCCATACGCCGCTGGTGGATATGCTGTTCGGCACCTTCAAGTTGCCACCCAAGGAGTGGCCGACGCGCTACGGGGTTTTTGGCAAGGACTTGCCGGGCGGTATCCTGCGCCAGCACTTGTACCCGTTTCAGAAGCCCGAGCTGAAGAGCGTCGAACCGAAACCGCCGGCCGCGGTTTCCTGA
- a CDS encoding toll/interleukin-1 receptor domain-containing protein: MPVFISYRHSDRPHAIAINTRLKQANIKTYLDVLDPESQTTDDITGVITRNITECTHLLAVVSERTAHSWWVPFEIGEATISNRRICSFKTGPAELPLYLDKWPKLSTDKDLDFFIDAYREEVATKRSMTLDSISESLYGTYRRNAEVFHDQLKNRIRRGN, from the coding sequence ATGCCCGTATTCATCAGCTACCGCCATAGCGATCGGCCCCACGCCATCGCCATCAACACTCGCCTGAAGCAGGCAAACATCAAAACTTATCTGGATGTGCTGGATCCCGAATCCCAGACTACCGACGACATCACTGGGGTGATCACCCGCAACATCACAGAATGCACACACTTGCTGGCTGTCGTTTCCGAGAGGACCGCACACTCCTGGTGGGTGCCGTTCGAAATCGGGGAGGCGACCATCAGCAACCGGCGGATCTGCTCATTCAAGACCGGACCGGCGGAGCTGCCGCTGTACCTCGATAAATGGCCAAAACTCAGCACTGACAAGGATCTGGATTTTTTCATTGATGCCTACCGTGAAGAAGTGGCGACCAAGCGCTCCATGACGCTGGATTCGATCAGCGAATCCCTTTACGGCACCTACAGACGCAATGCCGAGGTGTTCCACGACCAGCTCAAAAACCGCATCCGACGGGGTAACTGA
- a CDS encoding caspase family protein: MRKGLFIGINHYSHIAPLSGCNNDAIAMASILERHATGKPNFKNLVLTSAEEYLTRQMLEENIKQLFSGDCNVALLYFAGHGHFESGIDEGMLIPQDYRCSNDGIRISDILQWANAADKIKNKVIILDCCEAGAAGEMRGLRGGASVIGEGMTILTACKKAQPALEESGHGVFTGLLLQALHGGAANVLGEITPGSLYSFVDNALGAWDQRPVFKTNVSQFIALREVPPLILEEILSRLPEWFPEAQSVYALDPSYEPTEATYDPDHGHIFKQLQKCNRHSLIVPVDAEHMYYAAINSTGCRLTALGAYYRELALKGHF; the protein is encoded by the coding sequence ATGCGCAAGGGACTGTTTATCGGTATCAACCACTACTCGCATATCGCGCCGCTCAGTGGCTGTAACAATGACGCCATCGCCATGGCCTCGATACTGGAACGACATGCGACGGGTAAGCCCAACTTCAAAAACCTGGTGCTGACGTCCGCCGAGGAGTATCTGACTCGCCAGATGCTGGAAGAGAACATCAAGCAATTGTTCTCCGGCGACTGCAATGTGGCACTGCTGTACTTCGCCGGACATGGCCACTTCGAAAGCGGTATCGATGAAGGCATGCTAATTCCACAGGATTACCGCTGCAGCAACGATGGCATTCGCATCAGCGACATCCTTCAGTGGGCGAACGCTGCCGACAAGATCAAAAACAAAGTCATCATTCTCGATTGCTGCGAAGCTGGCGCCGCGGGCGAGATGCGCGGCCTGCGCGGTGGCGCCAGCGTCATCGGCGAAGGCATGACGATATTGACCGCCTGCAAGAAAGCCCAGCCCGCCCTGGAGGAGTCCGGCCATGGCGTGTTCACCGGACTGCTGCTGCAAGCGCTTCACGGCGGCGCCGCCAACGTATTGGGCGAGATCACGCCTGGCAGCCTGTATTCGTTCGTCGATAACGCATTGGGCGCCTGGGATCAGCGTCCGGTGTTCAAAACCAACGTGTCGCAATTCATCGCCCTTCGCGAAGTCCCGCCGCTGATTCTGGAAGAAATATTAAGCCGCTTGCCCGAGTGGTTTCCCGAGGCACAGTCGGTCTATGCACTTGACCCCAGCTACGAGCCCACCGAAGCCACGTACGACCCGGACCACGGCCACATCTTCAAACAACTGCAAAAGTGCAACCGCCACAGCCTGATCGTACCGGTGGACGCCGAACACATGTACTACGCGGCCATCAACTCCACCGGTTGCCGCCTCACGGCACTCGGTGCCTATTACCGCGAACTCGCCCTCAAAGGACATTTCTAA
- a CDS encoding TIR domain-containing protein has protein sequence MQTYHLFISHSWTYPHAHDNLVRLLGAEPDFSFKNFSVPPHNPIMGARTDKQLEEAIENKIRPCSAVLIMAGMYSTYSKWINKEIEIAKRMGKVIIAIKPFGAERISAVVRNAAHAECAWNTKSIVSAIRQQTAV, from the coding sequence ATGCAAACCTATCATTTGTTCATCAGCCATTCGTGGACCTATCCCCACGCTCACGACAATCTCGTACGCCTGCTGGGCGCAGAGCCGGACTTCAGCTTCAAGAATTTCTCGGTGCCACCGCACAACCCGATCATGGGCGCCCGCACCGACAAACAGCTCGAAGAAGCCATCGAAAACAAGATCCGCCCCTGCTCGGCAGTGCTGATCATGGCAGGCATGTATTCGACCTACAGCAAGTGGATCAACAAGGAAATCGAGATCGCCAAACGCATGGGCAAGGTGATCATCGCGATCAAACCGTTCGGTGCCGAGCGGATTTCTGCCGTGGTGCGCAACGCCGCGCATGCCGAATGCGCGTGGAACACCAAGAGCATCGTCAGCGCCATCCGCCAGCAAACGGCGGTGTGA
- the rsgA gene encoding small ribosomal subunit biogenesis GTPase RsgA: MAKRQLNRRQNWRIEKIQGERAARAAKRESSAVEALEGGDLGPEQTGLVIAHFGVQVEVEALDGELAGQVFRCHLRANLPALVTGDQVVWRAGNQGIGVIVAQLPRKTELCRPDSRGQLKPVAANVDMIVIVFAPLPEPHANLIDRYLVAAEHAGIRPLLLLNKFDLIDEQNAPALNALLAVYRTLGYPVLEVSAHHGNGMEQLQKLLDGHISVFVGQSGVGKSSLVNSLLPEVETRVGPLSELSGQGTHTTTTARLFHFPGGGELIDSPGIREFGLGHVSRADVEAGFIEFTDLLGTCRFRDCKHDREPGCALLKALEEGRVQQQRMNSYRSIIASLPESSY; this comes from the coding sequence ATGGCCAAACGCCAACTCAATCGTCGTCAAAACTGGCGCATCGAAAAGATTCAGGGCGAGCGCGCTGCCCGCGCCGCCAAACGCGAGTCCTCGGCTGTCGAGGCACTTGAGGGTGGCGACCTGGGTCCGGAACAGACGGGCCTGGTGATCGCGCACTTCGGTGTTCAGGTTGAAGTCGAAGCCCTCGATGGCGAGCTGGCCGGCCAGGTATTCCGCTGCCACTTGCGCGCCAACCTGCCGGCGCTGGTGACCGGCGATCAGGTCGTATGGCGTGCCGGCAACCAGGGCATCGGCGTGATCGTGGCGCAACTGCCACGCAAAACCGAACTCTGCCGCCCGGACAGTCGTGGCCAGCTCAAGCCGGTGGCGGCCAACGTCGACATGATCGTCATCGTCTTCGCCCCGCTGCCCGAGCCTCACGCCAACCTGATCGACCGTTACCTGGTCGCCGCGGAACACGCCGGTATCCGGCCGTTGTTGCTGCTGAACAAATTCGACCTGATCGACGAGCAGAACGCCCCGGCGCTGAATGCCTTGCTGGCGGTTTACCGCACCCTGGGTTACCCGGTGTTGGAAGTGTCGGCGCACCACGGCAACGGCATGGAACAACTTCAAAAACTGTTGGATGGGCACATCAGTGTGTTCGTCGGCCAGTCTGGTGTCGGCAAATCATCCTTGGTCAACAGCCTGCTGCCGGAAGTCGAAACCCGCGTCGGCCCGCTGTCCGAGTTGTCGGGCCAGGGCACCCACACCACCACCACCGCGCGGTTGTTCCACTTCCCCGGTGGCGGTGAATTGATCGATTCCCCGGGTATCCGCGAGTTCGGCCTGGGTCACGTCAGCCGTGCCGACGTCGAAGCCGGCTTCATCGAATTCACCGACCTGCTCGGCACCTGCCGCTTCCGCGACTGCAAACACGACCGTGAGCCGGGTTGCGCCCTGCTCAAGGCTTTGGAAGAGGGTCGTGTGCAGCAGCAGCGAATGAATAGCTACCGGTCGATCATCGCCAGTTTGCCTGAAAGCAGCTATTAA
- the orn gene encoding oligoribonuclease yields the protein MQNPQNLIWIDLEMTGLNPDTDVIIEMATIVTDSNLNTLAEGPVIAIHHSDEILAGMDEWNTRQHGGSGLTQRVRDSRISMAEAEAQTIAFLEKWVPKGKSPICGNSICQDRRFLYTHMKSLESYFHYRNLDVSTLKELAARWAPDVRDSFKKGSTHLALDDIRESIAELQHYRKNFIKF from the coding sequence ATGCAGAACCCGCAGAACCTGATCTGGATCGACCTGGAAATGACCGGGCTGAACCCTGATACCGACGTCATCATCGAAATGGCCACCATCGTCACCGACAGTAATTTGAACACCTTGGCTGAAGGTCCGGTGATCGCCATCCATCACAGCGACGAGATCCTCGCCGGCATGGACGAGTGGAATACCCGTCAACACGGCGGCTCCGGGCTGACCCAACGGGTTCGCGACAGCCGCATCAGCATGGCCGAAGCAGAAGCGCAGACGATCGCCTTCCTGGAAAAATGGGTACCGAAGGGCAAGTCGCCGATCTGTGGCAATAGCATTTGCCAGGATCGTCGCTTCCTTTATACCCACATGAAATCCCTGGAAAGCTATTTCCACTACCGCAATCTCGACGTGTCGACCCTCAAAGAATTGGCCGCGCGCTGGGCACCGGACGTGCGCGACAGCTTCAAAAAGGGCAGCACGCACCTGGCCCTGGACGACATCCGCGAATCGATCGCCGAGCTGCAGCACTACCGCAAGAATTTCATCAAGTTCTGA
- a CDS encoding trimeric intracellular cation channel family protein yields the protein MLLMLYLIAITAEAMTGALSAGRRGMDWFGVVLIACVTALGGGSVRDVLLGHYPLTWVKHPEYLVLTSIAAMFTVFAARWMRHLRSLFLVLDAVGLVAFTLIGCMTALEMGHGMLVASVSGVITGVFGGILRDIFCNDIPLIFRRELYASVSFAAAWCYLLCIYLQLPGEQAILITLFGGFLLRLLAIRFHWEMPKFVYNDEA from the coding sequence ATGTTGCTGATGCTCTACCTGATCGCCATTACTGCCGAAGCCATGACTGGCGCCCTGTCTGCGGGCCGTCGCGGCATGGACTGGTTTGGCGTGGTATTGATTGCATGCGTCACGGCGTTGGGCGGCGGTTCGGTGCGCGATGTGTTGCTTGGCCATTACCCGCTGACCTGGGTCAAACACCCGGAATACCTGGTGCTGACGTCGATCGCAGCGATGTTCACCGTCTTCGCGGCGCGCTGGATGCGCCATCTGCGCTCGCTGTTTCTGGTGCTCGACGCCGTGGGCCTGGTGGCGTTCACCCTGATCGGCTGCATGACCGCCCTGGAAATGGGCCACGGCATGCTGGTGGCCTCGGTCAGCGGCGTGATCACCGGGGTATTCGGTGGCATTCTGCGGGACATCTTCTGCAACGACATCCCGCTGATCTTCCGCCGCGAACTCTACGCCAGCGTCTCGTTCGCCGCGGCATGGTGCTATCTGCTCTGCATCTACCTGCAATTACCCGGTGAACAGGCAATCCTGATCACCCTGTTCGGCGGCTTTCTGCTGCGCTTGCTGGCAATCCGTTTCCACTGGGAAATGCCCAAGTTTGTTTATAACGACGAGGCCTGA
- the queG gene encoding tRNA epoxyqueuosine(34) reductase QueG, whose protein sequence is MPAITTDLPALAQSIKDWGRELGFQQVGISGLDLAEHEQHLERWLAAGYHGEMEYMGAHGSKRSHPEELVPGTLRVVSLRMDYLPGDTHMAQRLAQPEKAYVSRYALGRDYHKLIRKRVQQLAEKIQAVIGPFGYRAFVDSAPVLEKAIAEQAGLGWIGKNTLVLNRKAGSYFFLSELFVDLPLPVDPPHATEHCGRCTACLDICPTNAFVGPYVLDARRCISYLTIELKSAIPEDLRPLIGNRVFGCDDCQIVCPWNRFARPSGESDFKPRHNLDNAELAELFMWDEEKFLSSTEGSPLRRAGYERWLRNLAVGLGNAPSSIPVLEALKARRDYPSELVREHVEWALKQHGLA, encoded by the coding sequence ATGCCCGCTATTACCACAGACCTGCCCGCCCTCGCCCAATCCATCAAGGACTGGGGCCGCGAGCTGGGCTTTCAGCAAGTCGGCATCAGCGGCCTCGACCTGGCCGAGCATGAGCAGCACCTGGAACGCTGGCTCGCCGCCGGCTACCACGGCGAAATGGAGTACATGGGCGCCCATGGCAGCAAACGCTCGCACCCGGAAGAGCTGGTGCCGGGCACCCTGCGGGTGGTTTCCCTGCGCATGGACTACCTGCCGGGCGACACGCACATGGCGCAACGGCTGGCCCAACCGGAAAAAGCCTACGTCTCGCGTTATGCCTTGGGCCGCGATTACCACAAATTAATTCGTAAACGTGTGCAACAACTGGCAGAAAAAATCCAGGCAGTGATTGGCCCGTTCGGCTACCGCGCCTTCGTCGACAGTGCCCCGGTGCTGGAAAAGGCCATCGCCGAACAGGCCGGCCTGGGCTGGATCGGCAAAAACACGCTGGTCTTGAATCGCAAGGCCGGCAGTTACTTCTTCCTCAGCGAACTGTTCGTCGACCTGCCGCTACCAGTGGACCCGCCCCACGCCACCGAACACTGCGGTCGCTGCACGGCCTGCCTGGACATCTGCCCGACCAACGCCTTCGTCGGTCCCTATGTGCTGGACGCCCGGCGCTGTATTTCGTACCTGACCATCGAACTGAAAAGCGCGATCCCTGAAGATTTGCGACCGCTGATCGGCAATCGGGTGTTCGGTTGCGATGACTGCCAGATCGTCTGCCCCTGGAACCGTTTCGCACGACCTTCCGGGGAAAGCGATTTCAAGCCCCGGCACAACCTGGACAACGCCGAGCTGGCCGAACTGTTCATGTGGGACGAAGAGAAATTCCTTAGCAGCACCGAGGGCTCACCGCTCAGACGTGCGGGTTACGAGCGCTGGTTGCGCAATCTGGCGGTCGGCCTGGGCAATGCGCCGTCGAGTATTCCGGTGCTGGAGGCACTGAAGGCCCGGCGGGACTATCCGTCGGAACTGGTGCGCGAACACGTGGAATGGGCTCTGAAACAACACGGCCTCGCGTAG